The Lacipirellulaceae bacterium genome contains a region encoding:
- a CDS encoding GxxExxY protein: MNTDKRRWDENEITEKIIGSAFTVSNTLGIGFLEKVYENALRHEITKQGLLVQQQVPIKIGYDGVVVGDYIADLLVESHVLVELKVAKALDDIHLAQCLNYLKGTGLKLALLINFGNTRVEVKRVRND; this comes from the coding sequence ATGAACACTGATAAACGCAGATGGGACGAGAATGAGATCACTGAGAAAATAATTGGTTCTGCATTCACTGTTTCAAATACACTAGGAATAGGATTTCTTGAAAAGGTTTATGAGAATGCACTTCGCCATGAAATAACGAAACAAGGCTTGTTAGTTCAGCAGCAAGTTCCTATTAAAATCGGATACGATGGTGTTGTCGTTGGAGACTATATTGCCGACCTGTTGGTCGAGAGCCATGTCCTAGTTGAGTTAAAAGTTGCGAAAGCGCTGGACGATATTCACCTAGCACAGTGCTTGAACTATTTGAAAGGGACAGGCCTCAAACTCGCCCTTTTGATTAATTTCGGAAACACGCGAGTTGAAGTCAAACGAGTAAGAAACGATTAG
- a CDS encoding coproporphyrinogen-III oxidase family protein: MPESTKTEVGSYFISNYPPFSQWKTENVGEVRDKLDSPPAEVPLGLYLHIPFCRKRCKFCYFKVFTDKNAENIERYLAALSKEIELVSQVPAMGGRPFRFVYFGGGTPSYLAEKQLRRLVDRLEANISWDKAEEVTFECEPGTLSEPKVHALRELGITRLSLGVEHFDDAILRDNGRAHESEEIRRAWPWIKAADFPNVNIDLIAGMVGETDKKWKETVAKALELEPDSVTIYQMELPFNTVYSKDILGNEIETPVADWPQKRAWVDYAFDQFAAAGYSVSSAYTMVRDASAVNFSYRDNLWQGSDLLATGIASFGHISGVHYQNLPEWEDYCGSLEAGKLPLSRALRITPHQALVREMILQLKKGYLEPAYFRKKFDVDIVDHWQAEWKQHESDGYVKLDGDRIELTREGLLRVDGLLPAFFEAEHQGVRYT, translated from the coding sequence ATGCCTGAATCGACCAAAACTGAAGTCGGTAGCTACTTCATTAGCAATTATCCGCCGTTCTCGCAGTGGAAGACGGAGAACGTCGGTGAGGTGCGTGATAAGTTGGACTCGCCGCCTGCTGAGGTTCCGCTAGGACTGTACTTGCATATTCCTTTTTGCCGCAAACGGTGCAAGTTTTGTTACTTCAAAGTCTTCACGGACAAGAATGCGGAGAATATCGAGCGGTATCTGGCGGCACTCTCCAAAGAGATCGAACTGGTCAGCCAAGTCCCCGCGATGGGCGGCAGGCCGTTTCGGTTTGTCTACTTTGGCGGCGGGACGCCTTCTTACTTGGCCGAGAAGCAACTCCGACGGCTTGTTGATCGTTTGGAAGCGAACATCAGTTGGGACAAGGCAGAAGAGGTCACCTTTGAGTGCGAGCCAGGCACGCTGAGCGAGCCGAAGGTTCATGCGTTGCGCGAGCTTGGCATCACGCGTCTGAGTCTCGGCGTCGAGCATTTCGACGACGCCATCCTCCGAGACAACGGCCGTGCTCACGAGTCCGAAGAGATTCGCCGTGCGTGGCCGTGGATCAAGGCGGCCGATTTCCCCAACGTAAACATTGATCTGATTGCCGGCATGGTTGGCGAGACGGACAAGAAGTGGAAGGAGACGGTCGCGAAAGCGCTTGAGCTAGAGCCCGATAGCGTGACGATCTACCAGATGGAGTTGCCCTTCAACACGGTCTACTCGAAGGACATTCTTGGAAACGAGATCGAAACCCCGGTTGCTGATTGGCCACAGAAGCGTGCGTGGGTGGACTACGCATTCGATCAGTTTGCTGCGGCTGGCTATTCTGTTTCAAGCGCGTACACGATGGTTCGTGATGCGAGTGCCGTGAACTTCAGCTATCGGGATAATCTCTGGCAAGGGAGCGATTTGCTCGCCACGGGAATCGCCAGCTTCGGGCACATCAGCGGCGTGCATTATCAGAACTTGCCAGAGTGGGAGGACTACTGCGGCTCGCTGGAAGCAGGCAAGCTTCCCCTTTCACGCGCTTTAAGAATCACACCGCATCAGGCGCTGGTGCGAGAGATGATCCTGCAGTTGAAGAAGGGCTATCTCGAACCGGCTTATTTCCGCAAGAAGTTCGACGTGGATATCGTCGATCATTGGCAAGCGGAGTGGAAACAACACGAGAGCGATGGCTATGTGAAGCTGGATGGCGACCGAATCGAGCTGACTCGTGAGGGTTTGCTGCGAGTTGATGGATTGTTACCCGCTTTCTTCGAGGCGGAGCATCAAGGGGTGAGGTACACGTAG
- a CDS encoding four helix bundle protein, producing MQDYRNLDVWRYSHQVTLLVYKATGFFPKDERFGLVSQLRRAASSVGSNIAEGCGRGSDADFARFLQMAQGSASEVDYQLLLAKDLGFLSDEEYESIVEKLSSVRKMLNALLSRLRRN from the coding sequence ATGCAAGACTATCGAAATTTGGACGTGTGGAGGTATTCACATCAGGTCACTCTTCTTGTTTACAAGGCAACAGGTTTTTTTCCCAAGGACGAACGGTTTGGCTTGGTATCCCAATTACGTCGCGCAGCTTCTTCAGTTGGATCGAATATCGCCGAAGGTTGCGGGCGAGGCAGTGATGCTGATTTCGCGAGATTTCTCCAGATGGCGCAAGGATCGGCCAGCGAGGTAGATTATCAATTACTGCTGGCAAAAGACTTGGGGTTTCTCTCGGATGAGGAGTACGAATCGATCGTAGAGAAGCTTAGTAGTGTCAGAAAGATGCTAAACGCTCTTCTATCACGCTTACGAAGGAACTAG
- a CDS encoding glycine cleavage system protein H has protein sequence MANSQQPRANSLFFMMGEFQAEFPTDRLYAKNHMWAREVEGGSFRFGFSAYAVRLLQDVYFLDWEIEAGMSVSERQEIGQIESKKAEASLYAPVAGRVSTMNEALLRDPSTINVDTYGEGWLFNMEADDASLLSPEDYLDHLEAVWEVTQRTIKGQMNE, from the coding sequence GTGGCCAATAGCCAACAGCCAAGAGCCAACAGCCTCTTTTTTATGATGGGCGAATTCCAGGCGGAGTTTCCCACGGATCGTCTTTACGCGAAGAACCACATGTGGGCTCGAGAGGTTGAGGGCGGCAGCTTTCGATTCGGTTTCTCAGCCTATGCGGTTCGTTTGCTCCAGGATGTTTACTTTCTTGATTGGGAAATTGAAGCAGGCATGTCTGTCAGTGAGCGGCAGGAGATTGGGCAGATCGAAAGCAAGAAGGCGGAGGCGTCTCTCTACGCTCCTGTCGCAGGGAGAGTCAGCACGATGAACGAGGCGTTGCTTCGCGACCCTTCGACGATCAATGTGGATACCTACGGCGAAGGCTGGCTTTTTAATATGGAGGCCGATGATGCTTCGCTCCTCTCCCCCGAAGACTATCTCGACCATCTGGAAGCTGTCTGGGAAGTAACGCAGCGGACAATCAAGGGGCAGATGAACGAATAG
- a CDS encoding ferredoxin family protein has protein sequence MPARLNVVVSQSRSQNPKKRAIEERIVGELLGSPGIDVAVVPHLYDLKSDGPGILSLSGMTGNIVLCSWLYPRAARWTLDRNGICGQEGTTLLKSLGEDEETDEEQPEEDEKQRVIESREVPQRKIYCLDLRAYDTADEYLTEIRRIASEASTQTVDLMGWINGSPKQEQLDRYLANGSASEGGEGKEEGGSIEATIVDEDAARRWYPVIDFSRCTNCLECIDFCLFGVYGLDGQETILVEQPDNCRKGCPACSRVCPENAIIFPEHKTPTIAGSPEVGGPLKIDLSQLFGAPDPGAPGAEKAHEVAARERDEQLLAVGREAVGMEVGMPKRQTQIASQPADDLDRLMDSLDELDL, from the coding sequence ATGCCCGCCCGTCTTAACGTCGTCGTCTCGCAGAGCCGTTCTCAGAACCCGAAGAAACGGGCGATTGAGGAGCGGATTGTTGGGGAACTGCTCGGCTCCCCGGGCATCGATGTCGCTGTGGTGCCGCATCTCTACGATTTGAAATCCGACGGGCCGGGGATACTGAGTCTCTCCGGTATGACTGGCAATATCGTTCTCTGCAGTTGGCTCTATCCGAGGGCCGCCCGATGGACGCTCGATCGAAATGGAATATGTGGTCAAGAAGGCACCACGCTTCTGAAATCGTTGGGAGAGGATGAGGAAACAGATGAAGAGCAACCAGAAGAGGACGAAAAGCAGCGGGTGATCGAGTCGCGTGAGGTGCCACAACGCAAGATCTATTGCCTCGATTTGCGGGCCTACGATACAGCGGATGAGTACCTCACGGAAATCCGTCGCATCGCGAGTGAAGCGAGCACGCAGACGGTGGATCTCATGGGCTGGATTAATGGGTCACCCAAGCAGGAGCAGCTTGATCGTTACCTTGCCAACGGCTCCGCTAGCGAGGGCGGAGAGGGGAAGGAGGAAGGCGGAAGCATCGAAGCGACCATTGTCGATGAGGATGCCGCGCGGCGATGGTATCCGGTGATTGACTTCAGTCGCTGCACGAATTGTTTGGAGTGCATCGATTTTTGCCTGTTTGGAGTTTACGGACTCGATGGACAGGAGACGATTCTTGTTGAGCAGCCGGACAATTGCCGCAAGGGTTGCCCCGCTTGTAGTCGGGTTTGCCCTGAGAATGCGATCATCTTCCCCGAGCATAAGACGCCGACGATTGCTGGCAGCCCCGAAGTTGGTGGGCCGTTAAAGATTGATCTTTCGCAATTGTTTGGCGCCCCTGATCCTGGAGCCCCCGGTGCTGAGAAGGCGCACGAAGTTGCCGCGCGCGAACGGGATGAGCAACTTTTGGCCGTCGGAAGGGAAGCGGTTGGGATGGAGGTCGGCATGCCGAAACGTCAAACGCAAATCGCAAGTCAACCAGCAGATGATCTTGATCGGTTGATGGATTCGCTTGATGAACTTGATCTCTAG
- a CDS encoding ATP-binding protein: MNQWSIFFRRLFFFEVVLLLATLILAAAAERWVYEQSLEQSLARLRGGAELLAEIYREDFPQDVEPEVVEEVNRLSDRTGLRLTLVDDEGIVLADSSFETADGVQAMENHLERLEIVRSKSSGSGNAVRASPTMQANYIYYAVALAAEGDGNEAEPEQDKQPLGYVRCSLPEAPLVAKAAQVRRGVWLLGFLIGLVGIPVVALRTNRLVTPISSLSGAMLEVKEGHPAVKVEAPNSKELTALFNRFHEMQRAIDSREQQLSENLARHSTVLTGMAEGVIAVDNQERILFANEAAGQVLDFSLHDVRNQTLLEVVRDHQLRQVVQQVIHSEKPYRVDIQWRGPQERDLEIHGTPLPGEPCPGVVLVIDDVTAMKKLEGLRQQFVSNVSHELKTPLSSIKAYTETLLNGAIEDEENRVRFLERIDEQADRLNQLIHDMLSLARIEAGRDILDVKSLPLAPLISQCVADHESLAASKPVRLVNEAAETSLKVAADEESLRQVLSNLIDNALKYTPPDGEVRVRVQQDEELVTIEVADTGIGIAPQHQDRLFERFYRVDKARSRELGGTGLGLSIVKHLCQAMNGEVTVSSEIGKGSQFRVKLPAAVQSA; encoded by the coding sequence ATGAATCAGTGGAGCATCTTCTTTCGACGACTTTTCTTTTTTGAAGTCGTCCTGCTGTTGGCCACCTTGATTCTAGCGGCAGCCGCGGAGCGCTGGGTCTATGAGCAGTCGCTTGAGCAGTCTCTCGCTCGACTTCGCGGTGGGGCTGAACTTCTTGCCGAGATCTATAGGGAGGATTTCCCTCAGGACGTCGAGCCTGAGGTTGTTGAAGAGGTCAATCGCCTATCGGATCGCACGGGGTTGAGGCTGACGCTTGTTGACGATGAGGGGATTGTTCTCGCGGATTCGAGTTTCGAAACGGCTGACGGTGTTCAGGCGATGGAGAATCATCTGGAACGCCTGGAAATTGTCAGGTCGAAAAGCAGCGGAAGTGGAAACGCCGTCCGAGCAAGCCCAACGATGCAAGCCAACTATATCTATTACGCAGTTGCCTTGGCTGCGGAGGGTGATGGGAACGAGGCGGAGCCTGAACAGGATAAGCAGCCGTTGGGCTATGTCCGTTGTTCATTGCCGGAAGCCCCGTTAGTTGCAAAAGCCGCTCAAGTGAGGCGTGGCGTTTGGCTCTTGGGGTTCTTGATCGGTCTGGTGGGGATTCCTGTCGTCGCTCTCCGAACGAATCGCCTGGTGACGCCAATTAGCTCGCTTTCCGGAGCGATGTTGGAAGTGAAGGAGGGCCATCCGGCAGTCAAGGTTGAGGCCCCCAACAGTAAGGAGCTCACGGCACTCTTCAATCGCTTCCATGAAATGCAACGAGCAATTGATTCTCGGGAGCAGCAGCTTAGCGAAAATTTGGCCCGGCATAGTACCGTGCTGACGGGTATGGCCGAGGGCGTGATTGCCGTGGACAACCAGGAGCGAATTCTGTTCGCCAACGAAGCAGCCGGTCAGGTGCTCGATTTCTCTTTACACGACGTCAGGAATCAGACGCTGCTGGAGGTCGTACGCGATCATCAACTCCGTCAAGTGGTTCAGCAGGTAATCCACTCAGAGAAACCCTACCGTGTGGACATCCAGTGGCGAGGTCCTCAAGAACGAGATCTTGAGATCCACGGCACGCCGTTGCCTGGCGAACCCTGCCCTGGCGTCGTTCTTGTCATCGACGATGTGACGGCCATGAAAAAGTTGGAAGGATTGCGTCAGCAATTCGTTTCCAACGTTTCGCACGAGTTGAAAACGCCGCTGAGCTCGATCAAGGCATATACGGAGACGTTGCTCAATGGGGCGATCGAAGATGAAGAGAACCGCGTTCGGTTTCTTGAACGCATTGACGAGCAGGCGGATCGGCTCAATCAACTGATTCACGACATGTTGTCGTTGGCCAGAATCGAGGCCGGGCGAGATATTCTTGATGTGAAGAGTCTTCCACTTGCGCCACTCATTTCGCAGTGCGTTGCTGATCACGAGTCGCTGGCGGCGAGCAAGCCGGTTCGGCTGGTCAACGAGGCAGCAGAGACTTCATTGAAGGTTGCTGCAGATGAGGAGAGTTTGCGGCAGGTCCTTAGTAATCTGATCGACAATGCCCTTAAGTACACCCCCCCCGACGGAGAGGTGCGGGTCCGAGTGCAGCAAGACGAAGAGCTGGTGACCATCGAAGTTGCCGACACGGGGATTGGCATTGCCCCACAGCACCAAGATCGACTTTTCGAGCGGTTCTACCGTGTCGATAAGGCCCGTTCTCGCGAGCTGGGGGGCACTGGATTGGGCCTTTCGATTGTGAAGCACCTTTGCCAAGCAATGAACGGAGAAGTCACCGTAAGCAGCGAAATTGGCAAGGGTTCGCAATTCCGTGTAAAGCTACCGGCGGCGGTTCAGTCCGCCTGA
- a CDS encoding PstS family phosphate ABC transporter substrate-binding protein translates to MRNNMRYLRSTLVLACLVISTFGCSGGSGEGGAQSKNIRIDGSSTVFPVSEKASEEYRKENPDIRISVSQSGTSAGFSKFVKGETDISDASRPIKDSEVEEAKGNGIEIIEFVVAQDGLAVVANPGNDWCDSLTVEQLKSIWRPEAKGTVMTWKDVNPEWPEEPLKLYGPGTASGTFEYFTKVINGEKKASRPDYTPSENDNILVEGVKNEKGGLGYFGYAYYAENQESLKLIGVDAGEGPVKPTEASVKDGSYKPLARPIYIYVSKKSLERPEVAKFVKFYVENTADFAVAKQYVAPSQESLAKNAELLKTEVEPNIK, encoded by the coding sequence ATGCGTAATAACATGAGATATTTGCGAAGCACGCTCGTACTCGCTTGCCTGGTTATCTCCACTTTCGGATGCAGCGGAGGATCAGGAGAGGGTGGTGCTCAATCGAAGAATATCCGCATTGATGGCTCGAGTACGGTATTCCCGGTCTCTGAAAAGGCTTCTGAAGAGTACCGCAAAGAGAACCCAGACATTCGAATCTCCGTGAGTCAGTCTGGCACGAGTGCTGGATTCAGCAAGTTTGTCAAAGGGGAAACCGACATCTCCGATGCTTCACGGCCAATCAAAGATAGTGAAGTTGAAGAAGCGAAAGGTAACGGGATTGAGATCATCGAGTTTGTTGTCGCTCAAGATGGTTTGGCCGTTGTCGCGAATCCGGGCAATGACTGGTGTGATTCGCTAACCGTGGAGCAACTAAAGTCGATCTGGCGTCCTGAAGCTAAAGGCACTGTGATGACTTGGAAGGACGTGAACCCAGAGTGGCCTGAAGAACCACTGAAGCTTTACGGTCCTGGTACCGCGTCGGGAACCTTCGAATACTTCACAAAAGTGATTAACGGTGAAAAGAAGGCAAGTCGCCCTGACTATACGCCTAGCGAAAACGACAATATTCTCGTTGAAGGTGTGAAGAACGAAAAAGGTGGCCTCGGGTACTTTGGATACGCCTACTACGCCGAGAATCAAGAGAGCCTGAAGCTGATTGGTGTGGATGCGGGTGAGGGACCCGTGAAGCCGACCGAAGCTTCCGTGAAAGATGGGAGCTATAAGCCGTTGGCTCGCCCGATTTATATCTACGTGAGCAAGAAGTCGCTAGAGCGTCCTGAAGTGGCGAAGTTTGTGAAGTTCTACGTTGAGAACACGGCAGATTTTGCTGTTGCGAAACAGTACGTTGCCCCTTCGCAGGAATCGTTGGCGAAGAATGCGGAACTTCTGAAGACGGAAGTTGAACCTAACATCAAATAA
- the pstC gene encoding phosphate ABC transporter permease subunit PstC: MAPLATSNSDGTVGGSKISAGSSPSYRKYFEKGISGLLAVCAAVSILTTVGIVVILLTQSLPFFGEVSIVEFLTGTEWTPLFKPQHFGILPLVCGTTLVAGGAALIAIPLGLGTAIYLSEYARPAVRNTVKPALEILAGIPSVVFGYVALVFISPLLRGWFPSAEYFNAASACIVVGVMILPMVVSLSEEVLRSVPRSLREASYALGATKFDVTCGVVVPAALSGIVASFLLAIARAIGETMAVTMAAGATAQLTLNPLKSIQTMTAYIVEVSSGDIPMGSIEYSTVFAVGLTLFAFTLCLNVLAQWILSRMREKYE, translated from the coding sequence ATGGCGCCACTCGCAACTTCGAATTCTGACGGCACGGTGGGCGGGAGCAAGATTTCTGCCGGATCGAGCCCGTCGTACCGCAAGTACTTCGAGAAGGGTATCTCGGGTTTACTCGCTGTTTGCGCTGCCGTTTCGATCCTCACAACGGTTGGCATCGTGGTCATCTTGTTGACGCAGTCGCTGCCGTTTTTCGGTGAAGTTTCGATTGTCGAGTTCCTAACCGGCACGGAATGGACACCTCTATTCAAGCCGCAGCATTTTGGGATTCTCCCCTTGGTCTGTGGCACCACACTCGTAGCAGGCGGGGCGGCTCTGATTGCGATTCCTTTGGGCTTAGGAACGGCGATCTATCTAAGCGAGTACGCGAGGCCAGCGGTCCGCAACACAGTAAAGCCGGCCTTGGAGATCTTGGCCGGTATCCCTTCGGTCGTGTTTGGCTACGTTGCTCTTGTGTTTATCTCTCCGCTGCTGAGGGGATGGTTTCCTTCAGCGGAATACTTCAACGCAGCAAGCGCGTGCATCGTGGTGGGGGTGATGATCCTTCCGATGGTTGTCTCGCTCAGCGAAGAGGTGCTGCGTTCGGTCCCGCGATCGTTGAGAGAGGCCTCCTATGCATTAGGAGCAACCAAGTTTGATGTGACCTGCGGAGTAGTCGTTCCCGCTGCACTGTCAGGTATCGTCGCCTCCTTCTTGCTAGCGATTGCCCGTGCGATCGGTGAGACGATGGCGGTGACGATGGCGGCAGGGGCAACCGCGCAGCTGACGCTTAACCCGTTGAAAAGTATCCAGACCATGACGGCCTACATCGTGGAAGTGAGTTCTGGTGATATTCCAATGGGTTCCATTGAATACTCAACCGTCTTCGCGGTCGGCTTGACGCTGTTTGCCTTTACGCTTTGCTTGAACGTTCTTGCCCAGTGGATTCTCTCACGCATGCGGGAGAAGTACGAATGA
- the pstA gene encoding phosphate ABC transporter permease PstA, whose product MSSQYSQPRQNSLAEHTSGRPYAKLLSKAFALLCAACTFVCVATLVMLLWKIIEYGWGRVSMDLITEYPSSTPEKAGIKSALVGSLYLIGLTALFSVPIGVGAAIFLEEYCKPSRWRTMVQTNIANLAGVPSIVYGILGLGLFVRYMNLNRSVLAGAMTLTLVVLPIVILTAQEALRAVPGSIRQASYALGATRWQTVWGQLLPASLPSILTGVILALSRALGEAAPLLAIGAATYTTFLPESIYDDFSVMPLQIYYWAGLPQEEFKQAAAAAIVVLLTVLICMNALAVFLRYRFSKRIQW is encoded by the coding sequence ATGAGCAGCCAGTATTCTCAACCGCGTCAAAACTCTCTGGCGGAACATACCAGCGGTCGCCCCTACGCGAAGCTACTCTCGAAGGCTTTTGCCCTGCTCTGCGCGGCATGCACGTTCGTGTGCGTTGCTACGTTGGTCATGCTGCTTTGGAAGATTATCGAGTATGGCTGGGGTCGTGTGAGTATGGATCTCATCACCGAGTATCCCTCTTCCACCCCAGAGAAGGCGGGTATCAAGTCGGCCTTGGTCGGAAGTTTGTACCTGATTGGGCTCACGGCGTTGTTCTCGGTGCCCATTGGTGTTGGTGCAGCGATTTTCTTGGAAGAATACTGCAAGCCGAGCCGCTGGCGCACGATGGTGCAGACCAATATTGCTAACTTGGCGGGCGTTCCTTCGATTGTGTACGGAATCCTCGGCCTGGGACTCTTCGTCCGCTACATGAACCTCAACCGCAGCGTGTTGGCCGGGGCAATGACCCTGACGCTTGTGGTTTTGCCGATCGTCATTCTGACTGCTCAGGAGGCGCTTCGGGCTGTCCCCGGATCGATCCGTCAGGCCTCCTATGCACTGGGTGCGACGCGATGGCAGACCGTCTGGGGGCAACTTCTTCCCGCCTCGCTGCCGAGCATCTTAACAGGCGTCATCCTGGCGCTGTCGCGGGCCTTGGGGGAAGCCGCTCCGCTTCTGGCAATCGGCGCTGCAACGTATACGACATTCCTGCCAGAGAGCATTTACGACGATTTTAGTGTCATGCCACTGCAGATTTATTACTGGGCCGGCCTGCCACAAGAGGAGTTCAAGCAAGCCGCCGCGGCCGCCATTGTGGTGCTGTTGACCGTCCTGATTTGTATGAATGCTCTCGCGGTTTTTCTTCGCTATCGCTTCAGTAAGCGAATTCAATGGTAG
- the pstB gene encoding phosphate ABC transporter ATP-binding protein PstB: MTEMTSERPTKPLAAPIVETKGDAPSADDLLSRPKKVCTKNVDFFYGPHQALHGISLDMPENMVTALIGPSGCGKSTFLRCLNRMNDMIENTIVRGDILLDGQDIYKSRTDVVELRKRVGMVFQKSNPFPKSIYDNIAYGPRVAGVKKRSVLDEIVEKCLQQSALWDEVKDRLTDSALQLSGGQQQRLCIARALATDPDVLLMDEPASALDPKSTARIEDLIFELKDTYTIVIVTHNMQQAARVSDQTAFFYEGNLIEVGATTELFTRPTQQQTEEYITGRFG; encoded by the coding sequence ATGACTGAAATGACTTCTGAAAGACCGACCAAGCCGCTGGCTGCCCCGATTGTCGAGACGAAAGGGGACGCGCCCTCAGCCGACGATCTGTTGAGCCGTCCCAAGAAAGTCTGTACGAAGAATGTTGACTTCTTTTACGGGCCTCATCAGGCACTGCATGGTATCTCGCTTGATATGCCAGAGAACATGGTGACCGCATTGATTGGTCCCTCAGGATGTGGAAAAAGCACATTCCTGCGTTGCTTGAATCGCATGAACGACATGATCGAGAACACGATCGTACGCGGTGATATCCTGCTGGATGGGCAGGACATCTACAAATCGCGAACTGATGTGGTCGAACTTCGCAAACGGGTTGGGATGGTCTTTCAAAAGTCGAATCCCTTTCCCAAGTCAATCTACGACAATATCGCCTATGGGCCGCGGGTCGCTGGTGTTAAGAAACGATCCGTGCTGGATGAGATCGTCGAGAAGTGTCTCCAGCAATCGGCTTTGTGGGACGAGGTGAAGGACCGGCTTACGGATTCGGCCTTGCAGCTATCCGGTGGGCAGCAGCAACGGCTCTGCATCGCGCGTGCTTTAGCCACGGACCCAGACGTCCTGCTGATGGACGAGCCCGCTTCGGCGCTCGATCCCAAGAGTACGGCACGCATCGAAGATTTGATCTTTGAATTGAAGGATACCTACACGATCGTCATCGTGACTCACAATATGCAGCAAGCAGCGCGAGTTTCGGATCAGACCGCGTTTTTCTACGAGGGGAATCTCATTGAGGTAGGTGCGACGACGGAACTCTTCACGCGACCTACTCAGCAACAAACTGAAGAGTACATCACCGGTCGGTTCGGCTAG
- the phoU gene encoding phosphate signaling complex protein PhoU: protein MSKHLQRDLKNLEQRLLDQSSMVEHMVYQACQSLREMSTELLAEVLRDEEVVNNHEVEIEEECLKILALHQPVAVDLRRVATVLKINNDLERIADLAVNIGERTRNLVMFPDFNAPENLDDMAEVTISMVRDALDAFVRLDVEVARDVCLRDDVVDNLNREVIDMLHEMVHQHPSVVEPAICFFSASRHVERIGDHATNIAEDVIYLVDGEITRHRHEASV from the coding sequence ATGTCGAAGCACCTACAACGCGACCTCAAGAATTTGGAACAGCGCCTGCTCGATCAATCCTCGATGGTTGAGCATATGGTCTATCAAGCGTGTCAATCACTCCGTGAAATGAGCACAGAACTCCTCGCAGAAGTGCTCCGCGACGAAGAAGTTGTGAACAATCACGAAGTGGAGATTGAGGAAGAATGCCTGAAAATCTTGGCCCTGCACCAACCGGTCGCGGTAGATTTGAGAAGAGTGGCGACAGTCCTGAAAATCAACAACGATCTTGAGCGAATTGCCGATCTAGCGGTGAACATCGGTGAGCGAACTCGCAATCTCGTGATGTTTCCAGATTTCAATGCGCCTGAAAACCTTGATGACATGGCCGAAGTAACCATCAGTATGGTGCGCGATGCATTGGATGCCTTTGTGCGCCTTGATGTTGAGGTGGCGCGGGATGTCTGTCTGCGCGACGACGTCGTGGACAATCTGAATCGCGAAGTCATCGACATGTTGCATGAGATGGTCCATCAGCACCCGAGTGTCGTTGAGCCCGCGATCTGCTTCTTTTCCGCGTCACGACATGTCGAGCGGATTGGTGACCACGCAACGAATATCGCTGAGGATGTCATTTACTTGGTTGACGGCGAAATTACGCGTCACCGTCATGAAGCGTCTGTTTAG
- a CDS encoding response regulator encodes MAKARVLIVEDDASLGEVLEYNLNQEGYETQLATDGQQGLKEIRLRVPDLVILDLMLPLIDGLEVCRLLRADPTTQDVLVMMLTARSEESDQLVGFSMGADDYVTKPFSVKVLLQRINALLRRKDKGTTDREILVSQGIMIDRRRHRATVGDLALDLTPSEFGLLAALVRQPGRAFSRAELIDVALGDDAIVLERTIDVHVRALRKKLAGHADLIQTVRGVGYRFRDPSDVALV; translated from the coding sequence ATGGCTAAAGCACGAGTTTTGATCGTTGAGGATGATGCCTCCTTGGGTGAGGTGTTGGAGTACAATCTCAACCAAGAGGGTTACGAGACGCAACTTGCCACAGACGGCCAGCAAGGCTTGAAAGAGATTCGCTTGCGTGTGCCCGACCTGGTGATCCTTGATCTCATGCTTCCCCTGATCGACGGCTTGGAAGTCTGTCGCCTGCTTCGCGCGGATCCCACGACACAAGATGTGCTAGTGATGATGCTAACGGCACGGAGTGAAGAGTCAGACCAGTTGGTCGGATTCTCGATGGGGGCGGACGATTATGTGACGAAGCCTTTTAGCGTGAAGGTCTTGCTGCAGCGGATCAATGCCCTGCTCCGCCGTAAGGATAAGGGGACCACAGATCGTGAGATTCTCGTTAGCCAAGGCATCATGATTGATCGGCGTCGGCATCGCGCGACCGTCGGAGATCTAGCTCTTGATCTCACGCCGAGCGAGTTCGGGTTACTTGCCGCCCTTGTCCGCCAACCCGGTCGAGCATTTAGTCGTGCCGAGCTAATCGATGTCGCTTTAGGCGATGATGCGATTGTGCTGGAACGCACCATCGACGTCCATGTTCGAGCTCTGCGTAAAAAACTCGCCGGGCACGCAGATCTCATCCAGACGGTGCGTGGCGTCGGCTACCGTTTCCGCGACCCTTCGGATGTTGCTCTCGTCTGA